From Tachypleus tridentatus isolate NWPU-2018 chromosome 8, ASM421037v1, whole genome shotgun sequence, a single genomic window includes:
- the LOC143224258 gene encoding uncharacterized protein LOC143224258, with protein sequence MFSVTSALMISLYITSDVILVSCQQLDSEFYFKEKNNMKQTTQTLHTTQAPQTWNCGIYCNRKNDCKGFNYNPDTQECQLLVWPDNQTVVAEGYSVWFKRITCADQPCENGGTCRDRPENVPLYKCDCSQGWCGRRCQELHYNVTHKACIVGGDITFKTMSSAEECLRWCLQTAGCKSAGFGTLEDCHLEKNDHTTTSLSNCNTYDYYYPLKECNNEP encoded by the exons ATGTTTTCAGTTACTTCTGCACTAATGATAAGTTTATACATCACCAGCGATGTAATATTAGTAAGTTGTCAACAACTCGACTCAGAATTTTATttcaaagagaaaaacaacatgAAGCAAACAACTCAAACTTTACACACAACTCAAGCTCCTCAAACCTGGAATTGTGGAATTTACTGCAACAGGAAAAATGACTGCAAGGGATTTAACTACAATCCAGATACTCAGGAATGTCAACTATTGGTGTGGCCTGACAACCAGACAGTGGTAGCAGAAGGATACTCGGTGTGGTTTAAACGG ATCACGTGTGCAGACCAACCATGTGAAAATGGAGGAACATGTCGAGATAGACCAGAGAACGTTCCTCTTTACAAATGTGATTGTTCACAAGGTTGGTGTGGAAGGAGATGTCAGGAGC TTCACTACAACGTCACTCATAAAGCCTGTATTGTGGGTGGAGATATCACTTTCAAGACTATGTCTTCTGCAGAAGAATGTTTGAGGTGGTGTCTGCAGACAGCTGGTTGTAAGTCAGCAGGTTTCGGTACTTTGGAAGATTGTCACCTTGAAAAGAATGATCATACAACAACTTCCTTATCTAATTGTAACACCTATGACTATTATTATCCCTTAAAGGAATGCAACAACGAACCCTAG